From Microbacterium sp. 10M-3C3:
CAACCTCGCCTTCACCCTCGTCGACAGCGCGACCGTGCTCGAGACCGGCCGGAGCGTCCTGACGGGGAGCACCGCCGAGCTGCGCGGCATGGACGAGATCCGCCGCGCCTACCTGGGGGGCTGAGGATGGGGACGTTCATCCAGCTGATCGTCGACGGGCTGTCGACCGGCTCGGTCTACGCGGCGCTGGCCCTCGCCATCGTCCTGGTCAACCAGGCGACAGGGCTCATCAACTTCGCGCAGGGCGGCATGGCGGTGCTCTCGGCATACATCGCGTGGGCCCTGAACGGCGTCGGCCTGCCCCTCATCGTCGCGATCGTGGCCGCCGTCGCGATCTCCTTCGTCCTGGGGGCGGTGATAGAGCGCTTCCTCGTGCGGCGGTTCGAGCGCGGCGACCCCGACACCGCCGTCGTCGTGACCGTGGGCCTGCTGACCCTCATCACGGGCGTCTGCGCGTGGATCTGGACCTACAACAACCGGCAGTTCCCGTCGCTGTTCCCCCTCGACACCGTCTCGATCGCGGGGGCGGTCGTGAGCCTTCGCTCGCTCGGCACCATCGTGGTCATCGTCGTCATCATGCTGGTGCTTCAGGCGCTGTTCCTCGGCACGAAGCTCGGGCTCGCGCTACGCGCGGTCGCCGTGAACCCCGCATCCGCGGCGTTCTCGGGCATCCCGGTCGGCCGCCACCTCATGATCGGCTGGGGCCTGGCGGCGTCGCTGGGCGCCGTCGCCGGCGTGCTCGTCGCGCCGCAGCTCACGCTCACCCCCGGGATGATGGACTCGGCGCTCGTGTACGCGCTCGCGGCCGTCATCCTCGGGGGGCTCACGAGCCCGCTCGGCGTGGTCGTGGCCGCGTGGCTCATCGGGGTGCTCGAGAACCTCGCCGCGGTCTACGTGCCCTTCATCGGCCACGACCTGAAGATCGCGGTGCCCTTCATCCTCATCTTCGTCGTGCTCATCATCCGGCCGCAGGGCCTGTTCGGTCGCCGATCGGTGGTGCGCGTATGACCGCTCCCGCCGCCCCGGCCACGCCGCTCATGCAGCGGCGGTGGGTCGTGTGGGCCGTCGCCGCCATCGTCGTGGTGGTCCTCGCCGTGCTGCCCCTGGTCCTCCCCGAGTTCGCGAACCAGACCCTCGCGCGTGTCGGCGTGTTCGCCGTGGCGGTGCTGGGGCTCAACGTCGTCATGGGCTACACCGGCCAGGTCTCGCTCGGGCAGATCTTCTTCGTCGGGCTGGGCGCCTACGTCACCGCCTTCGGCGTCAACGCCGACTGGAACATCGTGCTCGTCTTCGCGCTCGCGTGCCTAATCCCGGCCGTGGCGGGTCTGCTCGTCGCGCTCGCCGCCGCGCGCCTCGGCGGTCTCGCGATCGCGATGGTGACGATCGCGCTGCCGATCGTGGGCGTGCCGCTGGCCAAGCGCCTCTCCGACCTCACCGGCGGCTCGCAGGGCACCTCGGCGCGCTTCTCGGATGCGCCGGAATGGTCGGGCCTGTACGACGACCAGTGGCAGCTGTACCTCGTGATCCTCATCGGCGGCATCACGTTCCTCCTCACGCGCAACCTCGTGCGCGGCAAGTACGGGCGCGCGTTCGCGATCGTCAAGGGCAACCAGGCCGTCGCCGCCTCGATGGGCGTCTCGCCCTACCGGTACAAGGTGCTCGCCTTCACGATCGCCTCGCTCATCGGCGGCGTGAGCGGATTCCTCTACATGGTCGTGATCCAGTACACCTCGCCCGAGACGCTCTCCTTCGGCCACTCGATCGAGCTGCTGGCGGCCATGGTCATCGGCGGCGCCGGCAGCATCGTCGGCTCGATCCTCGGCGGTGCGTGGTACGTGCTCGTGCCGCAGATCACCAACATCATCGACCCCAACATCACGGCGGTGCTGCAGGGCGCGATCCTCCTGATCGTGCTGTTCATCCTGCCGGGCGGCCTCGTGTCGCTGCCGCGGCTGTTCCGTCGTCGCCGAGCGGCCGCGCCGCGGGCGGGCGCCGCATCCGACGCGCCGGACGTTCCCATCGAGACACCGAGAGAGAGGCACCAATCATGAGCACGAATCGCAGGATGCGGCGCGCCGCGGCGGTCGTGGCCGGGATCGGCATCGTCGCCGTCCTCGCCGCCGGGTGTGCACGCGGAGGCGGCGGCGGAGACCGCAGCGACGACGGGGGAGCCGCCGCGAGCCCGGGCATCGACGACACATCGATCACGCTGGGCATCACGACGCCGCTGAGCGGTGCGACCGCCGGCCCCGGCACGTGCACGGTGGCGGGCATCACGGCCTACTTCGGCGCGAAGAACGCCGCGGGCGGGGTCGAGTTCGGCGACGGGAAGACCCGCGAGGTCAAGATCGAGGCGCTCGACGACGAGTACGACCCGCAGAAGGCCAAGTCCAACTACGACCAGCTCAAGAGCAGCGTCTTCGCCATGACGGCGGGCCTCGGCACCCCGACCAACCGCGCGTGGCGGGAGGCGGCGACCGCCGACGAGGTGCCGCAGGCACTCATCATGACCGGCGACCCGATCTTCTCGTCCGTCGAGGAGAGCCCGTGGTCGCTCGGCTTCGTGCCGATCTACCAGAACGAGGGTCAGGCGTTCGGCGAGCTGCTGGCATCGTCGGGCGATGAGCACAAGGTCGCGATCCTGTCGCAGAACGACGACTACGGCGAGGGCTACGTCGAGGGCTTCAAGAAGGGCATCGAGGGCGCCGACAACATCCAGATCGTCAAGGAGCTCACGTACGAGTCGACCGACACGTCCGTCGACGCCCAGCTGACCGAGCTCGCCGGCTCCGGCGCCGACGTGTTCTTCGACGCGATGTCGATCACGCCCCTCGTGATCTCGTCGCTGCAGAAGGCGCAGGAGCTCGGCTGGCTGCCGTCGTGGTTCCTGCCGTCCAACACGTCGAGCCCCACGGCGATCCTCGAGCCCGGCGGCGCCGCGGCCTTCCCCGGCGTCTACACGGTCGCCTTCGCGCAGTCCGCGTCGGCGCCGACCTTCGCCGAGAGCGAGGCCGGCTCGACCTTCCTGTCCGACCTCAAGCAGTACGGGAACTACCCCGACACCCCGGCCTTCCCGCACTGCGTGTGGTCGTACCAGGTCGGCGCGACGCTGGACCAGGTGTTCCAGAAGATGACCGAGCCCACGCGCGAGGACTTCATGAAGCAGCTGCGATCGGTCTCCGGCTACACCGCGCCGCTCATGCTCGACGGCTCGAGCGTCGACACGACGCAGGACGGGCAGCCGGCGGTCTCGACCGTGCAGGTGCAGAAGTACAACGGCAAGGGCTACGCGCCGGCCGAGAGCTGGGGCTGATCCCGCGCGGAATGGGGTGGCGCCCGCGGGGCGTCACCCCATTCCGCGCAGCACCTCGACGATGCCCGATAGGTGGTCGCGCGTCGCCCGCTCCGCCGCATCCGGATCTTGTGCGAGAACCGCGTCGATGATCGCGACGTGCTCGGGGGCCGACTGCGCAGCCCGCCCCGGCGCGAAGGCGAGGCGGAACTGGTGCCGCGCCGACTGGGCGTGGAGGCGCTCGAGGAGCGTCGACGCGGTGCCGTGCCCGCTGTACGCGCGCAGCAGCCGGTCGAGCTCCTGGTTGGCGCGCGAGTACGACACGAGGTCGCCGGCCGCCGCGGTCCGCTCGATCTCCGCCCGCAGGGCGGCGAGCGTCGCGGCGCCCTCGGGCGTGAGGTTCTCGGCGGCCTTCCGCGCCACGAGGGTCTCCAGTCCGATGCGCACCTCGACGATCTCCACGGCCTCCTCGACCGTGATGGCCCGCACACGCGCGCCGCGGTTGGGGAGTCGCTCGACGAGCCCCTCTCCGGCGAGGTTCATGAGGGCCGTCCGCACCGCCGCACGCGACGCGTCGTAGCGCTCGCTGAGGTCGGCCTCGATGAGGCGCTGATGCGGCGCGAACTCCGCCGCGAGGATCGCCTCCCGGATGCGCTGGGTGAGATCCGGTCGCGCGGTGTCGTCGATGTCGGCCACCGCCGTCGCATCCGTCATGGCTCGCTCCTCGCCGTCGTCGGTCCGACGATAGCGCCCGCCGGACATCTCCGCCGAAATCCGCGCGCAAATCGTCGACAATCTTGGCTCGCGATCTTGATCCGGGGACGACGGGGGAGGACCCTGGAGGCACTGTTCACAGAGAGGTGACCACATGACCGACACGATGCCCGGCGTCGCCGTGCGCACGGGACTGTTCATCGGGGGCGAGGAGCGCTTCACCGACCGCGTTCTGACGGTGGCCGACCCCGCTCGCCCCGGAGCCGTCGTAGGAGAGGCCGCATCCGCGTCGCCGGAGGATGTCGCGGACGCCGTCGCCGCCGCGAAGGCCGCCTACCCGGCCTGGGCCGCGCTGAGCGCGCAGGAGCGCGCGGCCCGAATGGCCGAGGCGATCGCGGGAATCGCCGACGAGCGCGACACGGATGCCGCGGTGCTCTCGCAGGAGAACGGCAAGGTGCGCTTCGAGGCGTGGGTCGACGCCCTCGTCTTCGAGCTGCGTTGGAACCTCGCGCTCATGCTCGCCGACCAGGTCGACGCCACCGCCACGCTGCCGCCGGTGCCCGGTGCGATCCCCGTGACGACGGAGGTGGCGTATCAGCCGCTCGGCGTCGTGACCGTCATCGTGCCCTTCAACTGGCCGATCGCGATCCTGGGCGCCGCCCTCCCGCACGCGCTGCTGGCGGGCAACACCGCGATCGTCAAGCCGCCGCCCTCGGCGCCCCTGGCGACCACCCGCGTCGTGCAGCGCGTCGCGGCGAAGCTGCCGCCGGGGGTCCTCAACGTCGTGACGGGCAAGGACGCGAACATGGCGGGCCTCATCCAGAACCCCGACGTGGCCAAGGTGTGCTTCACCGGCAGCGTCAACGGCGGCAAGCGCATCGCCGAGATGGCGGCGAAGACCCTCACGCGGGTGACGCTCGAGCTGGGCGGCAACGACGCGGCGGTGTTCCTCGAGGACGCCATGCTCGACGACGAGCACCTCGACCGCCTGTTCGCGGCGATCTACGACACGACCGGCCAGATCTGCATGAACGCCAAGCGCATCTTCGTGCACCGCTCGCGTCTGGACGAGCTCGTCGCGGGCCTCGCCGCCCGCCTCGAGCGGGCCAAGCTCGGCTACGGGCTCGACGAGGGGACGACGATGGGGCCGCTGCACCAGCCGCCGCAGAAGGCGTTCGTCGAGGAGATCATCCAGGAGGCCAAGGATGCCGGCGCCGACGTGCGTGAGTTCGGCGAGCTGCCCGGCGGTGAGCTGGCCGGCGGCAACTTCGTGCGCCCCGCGATCGTCGTGGACCCCGACCCGGGCCTGCGCGTCGTCACCCAGGAGCAGTTCGGTCCCGTGATCCCCGTCCTCCCGTTCGACACCGAGGAGGAGGCGGTGCGGCTCGCCAACGACACGTGGGGCGGACTCTGCGGCTCGGTGTGGACCGCCGACCCCGCCGCCGCCCAGCGCGTCGGATCTCAGCTCGTGTGCGGCTACGTGTGGGTCAACGACCACGGCGCCACGCGTCTGGACCTGCGCGCGCCCTTCGGCGGCATGAAGCAGTCGGGCTACGGCCGCGAGCAGGGCATCGAGGGGGTGCGCGCGTTCCAGGACACGCGTTCGATCGCGACGATCGATCCCGAGGCCCTGGCCGCGATGGCGCACTGACCCGCGCCGCAGCGGCGGCGCTGCGGGCTCAGCCCTCGAGCAGGTCGACGAGCTCGAGCCCGCGGCGCGCCCACGCGATCTCACCGCGCGCGCGTTCCACGAGGCCCTCGTACGCGAAGCGCTTGTAGGCGATCGTGCGCTCGCGGTCGGCGTCGGCGGTGTGCGCGAGGCGCCGCAGCAGCATCGGGTTGGCGACCGCGTCGATGCGCGCGATCTCGCCCTCCCACTGCGCGAGCTCCTCCTGCCACTGCGCGATGTGGCGTTCGAGGAAGTCGCGCGCGGCGTCCGGCGTCGTCGTCTCGAGATAGGCCGCGCGCAGGTGCGCGGGGTCGCGCACGCGCTGGTAGTCCAGCGGCGTCTGCATCCAGGCGAGATAGTCGGCCTCGCCCGCCTCGGTGACGTGGTAGATCCGACGGGTGCCGCGCTCACCGCGCTGCTGCTCCTCGCCGACGATGAGGCCGAGGCCCTCCATCTTGCGCAGCTCGGGATAGATCTGGGAGTCGGGCGCGTGCCACACGTGGCCGACCGACTGCGAGAACTGCTTCTGCAGGTCGTAGCCCGACAGCGGGCCGACGCGCAGCAGCGCGAGCAGCGCGTATCGCAGGCTCATGGCTCTCCTTCCTCTCCCGAGGGTACCGATGGCCGGATGCGGCGGAGGGGCTCGCCCGCGCGGTGCGGACGAGCCCCTCCGGGCGGCGTCACTCCGACTTCTGGTACCCGGTGCGCCAGCCGCCGTGGTAGGTCTGCCGCGCCACCGTGGAGTAGGGCACGGGGCTGACGA
This genomic window contains:
- a CDS encoding ABC transporter substrate-binding protein, translating into MSTNRRMRRAAAVVAGIGIVAVLAAGCARGGGGGDRSDDGGAAASPGIDDTSITLGITTPLSGATAGPGTCTVAGITAYFGAKNAAGGVEFGDGKTREVKIEALDDEYDPQKAKSNYDQLKSSVFAMTAGLGTPTNRAWREAATADEVPQALIMTGDPIFSSVEESPWSLGFVPIYQNEGQAFGELLASSGDEHKVAILSQNDDYGEGYVEGFKKGIEGADNIQIVKELTYESTDTSVDAQLTELAGSGADVFFDAMSITPLVISSLQKAQELGWLPSWFLPSNTSSPTAILEPGGAAAFPGVYTVAFAQSASAPTFAESEAGSTFLSDLKQYGNYPDTPAFPHCVWSYQVGATLDQVFQKMTEPTREDFMKQLRSVSGYTAPLMLDGSSVDTTQDGQPAVSTVQVQKYNGKGYAPAESWG
- a CDS encoding GntR family transcriptional regulator, whose protein sequence is MTDATAVADIDDTARPDLTQRIREAILAAEFAPHQRLIEADLSERYDASRAAVRTALMNLAGEGLVERLPNRGARVRAITVEEAVEIVEVRIGLETLVARKAAENLTPEGAATLAALRAEIERTAAAGDLVSYSRANQELDRLLRAYSGHGTASTLLERLHAQSARHQFRLAFAPGRAAQSAPEHVAIIDAVLAQDPDAAERATRDHLSGIVEVLRGMG
- a CDS encoding PadR family transcriptional regulator, producing MSLRYALLALLRVGPLSGYDLQKQFSQSVGHVWHAPDSQIYPELRKMEGLGLIVGEEQQRGERGTRRIYHVTEAGEADYLAWMQTPLDYQRVRDPAHLRAAYLETTTPDAARDFLERHIAQWQEELAQWEGEIARIDAVANPMLLRRLAHTADADRERTIAYKRFAYEGLVERARGEIAWARRGLELVDLLEG
- a CDS encoding branched-chain amino acid ABC transporter permease gives rise to the protein MTAPAAPATPLMQRRWVVWAVAAIVVVVLAVLPLVLPEFANQTLARVGVFAVAVLGLNVVMGYTGQVSLGQIFFVGLGAYVTAFGVNADWNIVLVFALACLIPAVAGLLVALAAARLGGLAIAMVTIALPIVGVPLAKRLSDLTGGSQGTSARFSDAPEWSGLYDDQWQLYLVILIGGITFLLTRNLVRGKYGRAFAIVKGNQAVAASMGVSPYRYKVLAFTIASLIGGVSGFLYMVVIQYTSPETLSFGHSIELLAAMVIGGAGSIVGSILGGAWYVLVPQITNIIDPNITAVLQGAILLIVLFILPGGLVSLPRLFRRRRAAAPRAGAASDAPDVPIETPRERHQS
- a CDS encoding aldehyde dehydrogenase family protein codes for the protein MTDTMPGVAVRTGLFIGGEERFTDRVLTVADPARPGAVVGEAASASPEDVADAVAAAKAAYPAWAALSAQERAARMAEAIAGIADERDTDAAVLSQENGKVRFEAWVDALVFELRWNLALMLADQVDATATLPPVPGAIPVTTEVAYQPLGVVTVIVPFNWPIAILGAALPHALLAGNTAIVKPPPSAPLATTRVVQRVAAKLPPGVLNVVTGKDANMAGLIQNPDVAKVCFTGSVNGGKRIAEMAAKTLTRVTLELGGNDAAVFLEDAMLDDEHLDRLFAAIYDTTGQICMNAKRIFVHRSRLDELVAGLAARLERAKLGYGLDEGTTMGPLHQPPQKAFVEEIIQEAKDAGADVREFGELPGGELAGGNFVRPAIVVDPDPGLRVVTQEQFGPVIPVLPFDTEEEAVRLANDTWGGLCGSVWTADPAAAQRVGSQLVCGYVWVNDHGATRLDLRAPFGGMKQSGYGREQGIEGVRAFQDTRSIATIDPEALAAMAH
- a CDS encoding branched-chain amino acid ABC transporter permease, translating into MGTFIQLIVDGLSTGSVYAALALAIVLVNQATGLINFAQGGMAVLSAYIAWALNGVGLPLIVAIVAAVAISFVLGAVIERFLVRRFERGDPDTAVVVTVGLLTLITGVCAWIWTYNNRQFPSLFPLDTVSIAGAVVSLRSLGTIVVIVVIMLVLQALFLGTKLGLALRAVAVNPASAAFSGIPVGRHLMIGWGLAASLGAVAGVLVAPQLTLTPGMMDSALVYALAAVILGGLTSPLGVVVAAWLIGVLENLAAVYVPFIGHDLKIAVPFILIFVVLIIRPQGLFGRRSVVRV